In Telopea speciosissima isolate NSW1024214 ecotype Mountain lineage chromosome 10, Tspe_v1, whole genome shotgun sequence, the DNA window GGTATCAACATGAATTATTATAAAGAGTTTACATTGTAAATTACAATATATCTCTTTGCCCAATTTTACTAATAACGTCTTCTTTTCAATTCAAAAGATATAATACTTTCTGGACTTCAGTTCAAGTTGTAGAATGATTTCTTGCAACACAATTGCTTCAGCTTCAGTGAGCAAATCAAGAACCTCCAAATCAACAGAAAATACAACACAAAGAACTTTACAAATTACAACAAACCAGCTCTGGGTTGGGGTGAAAATGTGGGATACATTGCAGGTAATAGTTGTCTAAttcaaaaatccaaaatctATTGTGTGTGGCGGCACTGATACATATATTAAAGTACAGTCTCAGGTATCAGGCTTTGGGTTATAGGTTGCCCCACTAAATTTCTGTGCAGTCATTAGGCTCTTTGTCAACCAAATTGCTGTTTCTCTGGATGATACAACTTCTCCTCCAAATGGTCTCAGCACGCCCGCAAGTTCCTCAATCCTATCCTGTTTAAGTAATTGGGCACATAGCTCTAACAGGGACTCAAGAGCATCAGCTCTTTGCCGGCTGTGATTATCCAACTCAGCCTTTGTATCATCACCATTTGGAGCAGTTAATGTACTCATCAGCGACATGTCGTTGGTAACCCAATTTATTTCATGGATGATACCATTTCCTTCTTTCTCATGGTGGACATGTTTCACTGGCTTTGGCCCTGCATCATCCTCACTGAATGTGCTACCCGATGACGTGAAGTCTGGGGGAGCACACGGTGGAGAGTGGTCAAGTTTTTCCACTTGCTTCAAAGAGCAGATATGTGTTGCTACGTCTGTGTTATGGCTAACATTTTCCCTAGCTGATGATAATGTTTCGTCATCTTGAGATGCAACTGGACCTATAGAAACTGCAATGGATGATGCTCCTCTGGGCATGTTATTTGGTTTTGTATCCTCACCCTCTATATGCTCCAGCCCAAGATTCTCTGAGGCACATTGTGTCGATGCATCCTCCGTGATAACTCCCTTTGTCTTCATATCAACGTCTTCTGCTAACAGGGAATGTCCGGGAGAGGGATCCTCCCAGTGTTCATCTTTTTTATTACTAATTGCTGTACTCAGTGAGGTGCTTTCTGTGTCAGTGGTTTCCATTTGTTGGAAACATTTGGCATTGACTTGATCTCCACTATGTGCAGTCATCTCACTGTCACTACTACCTCCTTGCAGACTCCCATTGTTGTGAGATTTTTCCTCAGGACAGCTTGTAGGGTCAACCTTTCTGGTGTCTGTGTTATCTATGTCTTGTAGATTTCTTTGCCAGACATCAGTGTTTGCGACAATCTCCCTAATACTTATCATCTCTCTTGGTGCATCTTTTTTGGACTCTCTGCCTTTGCCGTCCTTTCCAGCATTAGACCTACTAGAAGATTGGTTTTGAGTTGGTTTATCCCCCGAGTTATTTGCAGTTTTTACAGGAAGAAAAACAGGAGACGGGTCACAGCATTCAGTCAGATATGGTTGCAAGTGGGGATGCCTCAACAGCTCTGCAGCCTATTACATTATAAAAGGAGAAATGTATGTATCAGAATCAGTGATGGCAACAAAGTGATAAGATAAAATGCTTTGAACTCACGGTTGGTCTATGTTCTGGGTTCTTTCTCAGCATGCTCTTGATTAACCGTTTCCTGTATTGCAGAAAGCCATCAATGTCAATTGACCTATTAATTGAAACAAAAGTTTTTACTCGTTGAAAGGTTACCAAGAATAATGATGATTTTGGGGACCAAGAGA includes these proteins:
- the LOC122642700 gene encoding serine/threonine-protein kinase Nek6-like isoform X1; amino-acid sequence: METMSDEESKSKMEEYEVIEQIGRGAFGAAFLVLHKTQKKRYVLKKIRLAKQTEKFKRTAHQEMDLISKLKNPYIVEYKDAWVEKECCVCIVTSYCEAGDMAEMIKKAREKFFPEKKLCKWLTQLLLAVDYLHSNRVLHRDLKCSNIFLTKDNDIRLGDFGLAKLLSADDLASSVVGTPNYMCPELLADIPYGYKSDIWSLGCCMFEIAAHQPAFRAPDMAGLINKINRSSISPLPPVYSSTLKRLIKSMLRKNPEHRPTAAELLRHPHLQPYLTECCDPSPVFLPVKTANNSGDKPTQNQSSSRSNAGKDGKGRESKKDAPREMISIREIVANTDVWQRNLQDIDNTDTRKVDPTSCPEEKSHNNGSLQGGSSDSEMTAHSGDQVNAKCFQQMETTDTESTSLSTAISNKKDEHWEDPSPGHSLLAEDVDMKTKGVITEDASTQCASENLGLEHIEGEDTKPNNMPRGASSIAVSIGPVASQDDETLSSARENVSHNTDVATHICSLKQVEKLDHSPPCAPPDFTSSGSTFSEDDAGPKPVKHVHHEKEGNGIIHEINWVTNDMSLMSTLTAPNGDDTKAELDNHSRQRADALESLLELCAQLLKQDRIEELAGVLRPFGGEVVSSRETAIWLTKSLMTAQKFSGATYNPKPDT
- the LOC122642700 gene encoding serine/threonine-protein kinase Nek6-like isoform X2 — protein: METMSDEESKSKMEEYEVIEQIGRGAFGAAFLVLHKTQKKRYVLKKIRLAKQTEKFKRTAHQEECCVCIVTSYCEAGDMAEMIKKAREKFFPEKKLCKWLTQLLLAVDYLHSNRVLHRDLKCSNIFLTKDNDIRLGDFGLAKLLSADDLASSVVGTPNYMCPELLADIPYGYKSDIWSLGCCMFEIAAHQPAFRAPDMAGLINKINRSSISPLPPVYSSTLKRLIKSMLRKNPEHRPTAAELLRHPHLQPYLTECCDPSPVFLPVKTANNSGDKPTQNQSSSRSNAGKDGKGRESKKDAPREMISIREIVANTDVWQRNLQDIDNTDTRKVDPTSCPEEKSHNNGSLQGGSSDSEMTAHSGDQVNAKCFQQMETTDTESTSLSTAISNKKDEHWEDPSPGHSLLAEDVDMKTKGVITEDASTQCASENLGLEHIEGEDTKPNNMPRGASSIAVSIGPVASQDDETLSSARENVSHNTDVATHICSLKQVEKLDHSPPCAPPDFTSSGSTFSEDDAGPKPVKHVHHEKEGNGIIHEINWVTNDMSLMSTLTAPNGDDTKAELDNHSRQRADALESLLELCAQLLKQDRIEELAGVLRPFGGEVVSSRETAIWLTKSLMTAQKFSGATYNPKPDT
- the LOC122642700 gene encoding serine/threonine-protein kinase Nek6-like isoform X3, whose translation is MTSASVRRHSLFPPRPLLYKIQPRFGLVLLTYISTCGSAGDFGLAKLLSADDLASSVVGTPNYMCPELLADIPYGYKSDIWSLGCCMFEIAAHQPAFRAPDMAGLINKINRSSISPLPPVYSSTLKRLIKSMLRKNPEHRPTAAELLRHPHLQPYLTECCDPSPVFLPVKTANNSGDKPTQNQSSSRSNAGKDGKGRESKKDAPREMISIREIVANTDVWQRNLQDIDNTDTRKVDPTSCPEEKSHNNGSLQGGSSDSEMTAHSGDQVNAKCFQQMETTDTESTSLSTAISNKKDEHWEDPSPGHSLLAEDVDMKTKGVITEDASTQCASENLGLEHIEGEDTKPNNMPRGASSIAVSIGPVASQDDETLSSARENVSHNTDVATHICSLKQVEKLDHSPPCAPPDFTSSGSTFSEDDAGPKPVKHVHHEKEGNGIIHEINWVTNDMSLMSTLTAPNGDDTKAELDNHSRQRADALESLLELCAQLLKQDRIEELAGVLRPFGGEVVSSRETAIWLTKSLMTAQKFSGATYNPKPDT